The Micromonospora sp. NBC_01740 genome includes a window with the following:
- the mdlC gene encoding benzoylformate decarboxylase gives MATVRDTTYDLLRALGLTTVFGNPGSTEEPFLRDFPDDFHYVLALHEASAVGMADGYAQATGGAAHVNLHTAPGTGNGMGNLVTAWHNRTPLIVTAGQQTREMLLIEPRLASRRATELPQPYVKWSHEPVRAQDVPAALMRAYATAVQPPAGPVFLSLPLDDWAQPADPPPPVRTVATRFAPDPRRLREFAAVLAASRAPALVLGAAVDRADGWPAAVALAERLAAPVWSAPAPERAAFPEDHPHFRGVLPFAMGPLSEALDGHDTVLVVGAPVFRYYPHVPGDHLPAGARLLHVTDDPDEAARAPVGDSLLADAGLALAALVDLLPAADRPAPPARPDPPPPVDGLPLAPDALFAALARHWPADGILVQESPSSLPALRRRLRATRPGSYFTMASGGLGYGLPAAVGIALAQRDTGRGRPVVAVIGDGSFHYSVQALWTAARLRLPLVVVVPVNQQYAILKAFAEFKDTPGVPGLDLPGLDITAIARGYGCTATVVETPEQLGDALAAGLRADGPTVLPVPVSTEVPRLL, from the coding sequence ATGGCTACGGTCCGCGACACCACGTACGACCTGCTCCGTGCCCTCGGCCTGACCACGGTCTTCGGCAACCCCGGCTCCACGGAGGAGCCGTTCCTGCGCGACTTCCCGGACGACTTCCACTACGTGCTCGCCCTGCACGAGGCGTCGGCCGTCGGCATGGCGGACGGCTACGCGCAGGCCACCGGCGGGGCGGCGCACGTCAACCTGCACACCGCGCCCGGCACGGGCAACGGCATGGGCAACCTGGTCACCGCGTGGCACAACCGCACCCCGCTGATCGTCACCGCCGGCCAGCAGACCCGGGAGATGCTGCTGATCGAGCCCCGGCTGGCCAGCCGGCGGGCCACCGAACTGCCCCAGCCGTACGTGAAGTGGAGCCACGAGCCGGTCCGCGCGCAGGACGTCCCGGCGGCGTTGATGCGGGCGTACGCGACGGCGGTGCAGCCGCCCGCCGGGCCGGTCTTCCTCTCGCTGCCCCTCGACGACTGGGCGCAGCCGGCCGACCCGCCACCGCCGGTGCGTACGGTGGCGACCCGGTTCGCGCCCGACCCGCGCCGGCTGCGCGAGTTCGCCGCCGTGCTGGCCGCCAGCCGCGCGCCCGCGCTGGTGCTCGGCGCGGCCGTGGACCGGGCCGACGGCTGGCCCGCCGCCGTGGCGCTGGCGGAGCGGCTCGCCGCGCCGGTCTGGTCGGCGCCCGCGCCGGAGCGGGCCGCCTTCCCCGAGGACCACCCGCACTTCCGGGGGGTGCTCCCGTTCGCGATGGGGCCGCTCTCGGAGGCGCTGGACGGGCACGACACCGTGCTGGTGGTCGGCGCTCCGGTCTTCCGCTACTACCCGCACGTGCCGGGCGACCACCTGCCCGCCGGGGCCCGCCTGCTGCACGTCACCGACGACCCGGACGAGGCGGCCCGCGCGCCGGTGGGCGACAGCCTGCTCGCCGACGCCGGGCTGGCCCTGGCCGCCCTGGTCGACCTGCTCCCGGCGGCGGACCGGCCGGCGCCGCCGGCGCGCCCGGATCCGCCCCCGCCGGTGGACGGGCTGCCGTTGGCCCCGGACGCCCTCTTCGCGGCTCTGGCCCGGCACTGGCCGGCCGACGGGATCCTGGTCCAGGAGTCGCCGTCCAGCCTGCCGGCGCTGCGCCGCCGGCTGCGCGCCACCCGCCCCGGGTCGTACTTCACGATGGCCAGCGGCGGCCTCGGGTACGGCCTGCCGGCGGCGGTCGGCATCGCGCTCGCGCAGCGCGACACCGGCCGGGGACGGCCGGTGGTCGCGGTGATCGGGGACGGCTCGTTCCACTACTCGGTGCAGGCGCTCTGGACCGCCGCGCGGCTGCGCCTGCCGCTGGTCGTGGTGGTGCCGGTCAACCAGCAGTACGCGATCCTGAAGGCCTTCGCCGAATTCAAGGACACCCCGGGGGTGCCCGGGCTGGACCTGCCGGGGCTGGACATCACCGCGATCGCCCGGGGCTACGGCTGCACGGCCACCGTCGTGGAGACCCCGGAGCAGCTCGGCGACGCCCTGGCCGCCGGCCTGCGCGCCGACGGCCCGACGGTGCTGCCGGTGCCGGTCAGCACCGAGGTGCCCCGGCTCCTGTGA
- a CDS encoding S-methyl-5'-thioadenosine phosphorylase — translation MGPTAELAVIGGSGLYALLDNATEHVVETPFGPPSDAVTIAEVSGRRVAFLPRHGRDHRHPPHLIPYRANLWALRSLGVRQVLAPCAVGGLRPDLGPGTFVVPDQLIDRTSGRTQTYYDRGAVHVSFADPYCPSGRRTLLAAAAGRDVPAVDGGTVVVVEGPRFSTRAESRWYASIGGTVVNMTGHPEAVLARELALCYSSIALVTDLDAGVEGGGAVTQEEVFRVFGENTDRLRGLLLAAVAALPAERDCACGHALDGITLPFALP, via the coding sequence ATGGGTCCCACGGCGGAACTCGCGGTGATCGGCGGTTCGGGGCTGTACGCGTTGCTCGACAACGCGACCGAGCACGTGGTGGAGACGCCCTTCGGGCCGCCGTCCGACGCCGTCACGATCGCCGAGGTCAGCGGCCGGCGGGTGGCGTTCCTGCCCCGCCACGGCCGGGACCACCGCCACCCGCCGCACCTGATCCCCTACCGGGCCAACCTCTGGGCGCTGCGCTCCCTCGGCGTACGCCAGGTGCTCGCCCCCTGCGCCGTGGGCGGCCTGCGGCCGGACCTCGGGCCGGGCACGTTCGTGGTGCCCGACCAGCTGATCGACCGCACCAGCGGACGGACGCAGACCTACTACGACCGGGGCGCGGTGCACGTCTCCTTCGCCGACCCGTACTGCCCCTCGGGCCGGCGTACGCTGCTGGCCGCCGCGGCCGGCCGGGACGTGCCCGCGGTGGACGGCGGGACGGTGGTGGTGGTCGAGGGCCCGCGCTTCTCCACCCGTGCCGAGTCGCGGTGGTACGCCTCGATCGGCGGCACGGTGGTCAACATGACCGGCCACCCGGAGGCGGTGCTGGCCCGCGAGCTGGCCCTCTGCTACTCCTCGATCGCCCTGGTCACCGACCTCGACGCGGGCGTGGAGGGGGGCGGCGCGGTGACGCAGGAGGAGGTGTTCCGGGTCTTCGGGGAGAACACCGACCGGCTGCGGGGCCTGCTGCTGGCGGCCGTCGCCGCGCTGCCGGCCGAGCGGGACTGCGCCTGCGGGCACGCGCTGGACGGCATCACCCTGCCCTTCGCGCTCCCCTGA
- a CDS encoding YqgE/AlgH family protein, with translation MQGEGQAIGGRATGSMTGRLLVATPALKDPNFDRTVVLLVAHEPGGALGVVLNRATEVPVADVLGDWSDLARDPAVLFEGGPVQPDSAICLARMRHPVQRLRGFHQVSGAVGTLDLSVDPGPLREGITGIRVFAGYSGWGTGQLEQEIEDGSWFVLDALPGDAFVDRPDDLWPMVLRRQGGMMAAVAHFPPDVALN, from the coding sequence ATGCAGGGAGAGGGGCAGGCGATCGGCGGGCGGGCGACGGGGTCGATGACCGGGCGACTGCTGGTCGCGACGCCGGCGCTGAAGGACCCGAACTTCGACCGTACGGTGGTGCTGCTGGTGGCGCACGAGCCCGGCGGCGCCCTCGGCGTGGTGCTCAACCGGGCCACCGAGGTGCCGGTCGCCGACGTGCTCGGCGACTGGAGCGACCTGGCCCGCGACCCGGCGGTGCTCTTCGAGGGCGGCCCCGTGCAGCCCGACTCGGCGATCTGCCTGGCCCGGATGCGTCACCCGGTGCAGCGGCTCAGGGGATTCCACCAGGTCTCCGGGGCGGTCGGCACCCTCGACCTCTCCGTCGACCCGGGGCCGCTGCGGGAGGGCATCACCGGCATCCGGGTCTTCGCCGGCTACTCCGGCTGGGGCACGGGGCAGTTGGAGCAGGAGATCGAGGACGGCTCCTGGTTCGTGCTGGACGCGCTGCCCGGCGACGCCTTCGTGGACCGGCCGGACGACCTGTGGCCGATGGTGCTGCGCCGCCAGGGCGGCATGATGGCGGCGGTCGCGCACTTCCCGCCGGACGTGGCGCTCAACTGA